A stretch of the Oenococcus sp. UCMA 16435 genome encodes the following:
- a CDS encoding acetyl-CoA carboxylase biotin carboxylase subunit — protein MKKVLVANRGEIAIRIIRACRIMHLTSAAIYSTAEALHVKLADQAICIGAASPENSYLNQQNILAAAKITQADAIHPGYGFLSENAEFAKLCEKEGIKFIGPSSHVIEIMGQKAAARKTMLNAGVPIVPGSKDDFQSLEKGIRLANQLGYPLMLKASGGGGGKGMRLVHSAEEFKKEFFLAQNEAKHAFSDGHMYLEKYLSHPRHIEVQVIADQFGNAAALGERDCTIQHRHQKVLEEAPAVALDNESRKKMFAISIEAIKSIHYEGVGTLEFLFEGPGQFYFMEMNTRLQVEHPVTELTSNENIVDLQLRIAAGQKLPFSQKNIRIKNFALECRIMALTPGKIKVLHLPGGNGIRIDTALYQGYIVPANYDALIAKIIAYGPDRTTVISQMQAALDETVIYGIQTNLDFLTQLVHEPKYLDNDTDINWLDTLMENT, from the coding sequence TTGAAAAAAGTTTTGGTGGCTAATCGTGGTGAAATCGCCATTCGAATCATTCGTGCCTGTCGAATAATGCATCTTACCAGTGCTGCTATTTATTCGACAGCTGAAGCCCTCCATGTAAAATTGGCCGATCAAGCAATTTGCATCGGAGCCGCTAGTCCGGAAAACAGTTATCTAAACCAGCAGAATATTCTAGCTGCAGCCAAAATAACTCAAGCAGATGCAATTCACCCTGGTTATGGTTTTCTATCAGAAAATGCCGAGTTTGCAAAATTGTGTGAAAAAGAAGGTATTAAATTCATTGGACCGAGCTCACACGTCATTGAAATAATGGGCCAAAAGGCAGCTGCCAGAAAAACAATGCTAAATGCTGGAGTACCAATAGTTCCGGGAAGCAAAGATGATTTTCAATCTTTGGAAAAAGGAATCAGGTTAGCTAATCAGCTCGGATATCCACTGATGCTTAAGGCCAGTGGCGGTGGCGGTGGAAAGGGAATGCGACTTGTTCACTCAGCTGAAGAATTTAAAAAAGAATTCTTCTTAGCTCAAAACGAAGCAAAACATGCTTTTTCCGATGGACATATGTATTTGGAAAAATATTTATCCCATCCTCGACACATTGAGGTCCAAGTTATTGCTGATCAATTTGGCAATGCAGCCGCATTGGGTGAACGTGATTGTACAATTCAGCATCGTCATCAAAAAGTCTTAGAAGAAGCCCCGGCTGTTGCTTTGGATAATGAGAGTCGGAAAAAAATGTTCGCTATTTCAATCGAAGCAATCAAAAGCATTCATTACGAGGGTGTTGGAACCCTGGAATTTTTGTTCGAGGGACCTGGACAATTTTATTTTATGGAAATGAATACCCGCTTGCAGGTCGAACATCCTGTGACCGAGCTAACCAGTAATGAAAATATTGTCGATTTGCAATTACGAATTGCCGCCGGTCAAAAATTGCCTTTTTCACAAAAAAATATTCGGATTAAAAATTTTGCCTTAGAATGCCGAATCATGGCTCTAACCCCGGGAAAAATAAAAGTCTTGCATTTACCGGGTGGCAATGGAATTCGCATAGATACTGCTTTGTATCAAGGATATATCGTACCAGCAAATTATGATGCATTAATCGCGAAAATTATTGCCTATGGTCCTGATCGGACAACCGTCATTTCACAAATGCAGGCAGCTTTGGACGAAACGGTTATTTATGGCATTCAAACTAATTTGGATTTTTTAACGCAGTTGGTTCATGAACCGAAATATTTAGATAATGATACCGATATTAATTGGTTGGATACTTTAATGGAAAACACTTAG
- a CDS encoding putative hydro-lyase has protein sequence MTEDLKKLTPVELRHLIRKGDFSGQTSGLAAGYTQANLVVLPSSLAYEFLLFTQRNSRSCPVLEVSDQGSRKLNWLASDIDLANDFPKYRIYRKGKLVKETTSVADIWRDDLIGFLIGCSFSFESELLAAGIEVRNITEKVNVPMFNTNISLRSAGRFTGKMVVSMRPIPKNQVIKAVQITAAMPKVHGAPIQIGNPEEIGITDLFHPDYGDPVTINPGEVPVFWPCGVTPQNVIMRVKPDFVITHSPGHMLVTDIKNASLKYD, from the coding sequence ATGACAGAAGATTTAAAAAAACTAACGCCGGTCGAATTGAGACATTTAATTCGAAAAGGAGATTTTTCCGGTCAAACAAGTGGCTTGGCAGCTGGCTATACTCAGGCTAATTTGGTCGTTCTACCAAGTAGTCTGGCTTACGAATTTTTATTGTTTACACAACGTAATTCCCGATCTTGTCCGGTATTGGAAGTCAGCGATCAAGGTAGCCGTAAATTAAATTGGCTAGCAAGCGATATTGATTTGGCCAACGATTTTCCTAAATATCGCATCTATCGTAAAGGAAAATTAGTCAAAGAAACAACAAGTGTTGCCGATATTTGGAGAGATGATTTGATTGGTTTCCTGATTGGTTGTAGTTTTTCCTTCGAATCGGAACTGCTCGCCGCCGGAATTGAAGTTCGTAATATTACTGAAAAAGTTAACGTGCCAATGTTTAATACGAATATTTCTTTACGGTCAGCTGGAAGATTTACCGGAAAAATGGTTGTCAGCATGCGACCGATTCCGAAAAATCAAGTAATTAAAGCGGTTCAGATAACTGCGGCAATGCCTAAAGTTCATGGAGCACCAATACAGATTGGCAATCCCGAAGAGATTGGAATTACCGATCTGTTTCATCCTGATTATGGCGATCCAGTCACAATTAATCCTGGAGAGGTTCCTGTTTTTTGGCCCTGCGGCGTCACGCCACAAAATGTGATTATGCGGGTTAAACCGGATTTCGTCATTACTCATTCACCGGGGCATATGCTTGTGACTGATATTAAAAATGCAAGTTTGAAATATGACTAG
- a CDS encoding LamB/YcsF family protein, with the protein MITVDLNSDLGESYGRYSLGKDAEIIKLVSSVNIACGFHAGDPDVMAKTVKMAEVNNTSIGAHPGFPDLQGFGRRAMAMSPAEIKNMIIYQIGALQAFTAKGRLHHVKPHGALYNLAAQDHNLALAICSGIQSVDPELPIYGLANSQLIIAAKEIGLPYVQEVFADRNYRANGSLVSRSQANAIITDPMIIANRVVEMIKKQSIQAVDGTNISLVVDSICVHGDNQSALEIVKKLVSVLKIEGITMKSF; encoded by the coding sequence ATGATAACGGTTGATTTGAATAGTGATTTGGGAGAGAGTTATGGACGTTATTCTTTAGGAAAAGATGCTGAGATCATTAAACTGGTTAGTTCGGTCAATATTGCCTGTGGCTTTCACGCAGGTGATCCTGATGTCATGGCTAAAACAGTTAAGATGGCTGAAGTAAATAATACGTCAATTGGGGCTCATCCTGGTTTTCCAGATTTACAGGGCTTTGGTCGCAGGGCAATGGCAATGAGCCCAGCGGAAATTAAAAATATGATTATTTATCAAATCGGTGCTTTGCAGGCTTTTACAGCTAAAGGCCGTTTGCACCATGTCAAACCACATGGTGCTCTATATAATTTGGCAGCTCAAGATCATAATTTAGCGTTGGCGATCTGTTCGGGCATTCAATCCGTGGACCCCGAATTACCAATTTATGGTTTAGCGAATAGTCAATTGATTATCGCGGCCAAAGAAATCGGGCTGCCTTATGTTCAAGAGGTTTTTGCTGATCGAAATTATCGCGCAAATGGTAGTTTGGTTTCCCGTTCACAAGCAAATGCCATAATTACCGATCCTATGATCATTGCCAATCGCGTTGTTGAAATGATTAAAAAACAATCGATTCAGGCGGTTGATGGAACAAACATTTCTTTGGTAGTTGATTCAATTTGTGTTCACGGAGACAATCAATCAGCCTTGGAAATTGTAAAAAAATTAGTAAGCGTGTTGAAAATAGAAGGCATCACAATGAAAAGTTTCTAA
- a CDS encoding divalent metal cation transporter, with protein sequence MADKKESVSQTKNTVFKPNKEPLKRSPRSIAMGAAFLMAMAAVGPGFLTQTATFTGQMGANFGFAILLCIIVDIIVQMNVWRIIVVSGKRAQVIANEVFPGLGYVLSFLVAVGGLFFNIGNVGGAGLGLNVLFGISPENGAVIAAAIAIGIFVVKNALTVMDRTVQFLAVVKIGILIYIITIMAVPYQSAVQHTFAPTQISFYAIVTIVGGTVGGYISFAGGHRLIEGGLVGKDKIKYVNEGALTGIGIASVIRILLFLAGLSVVVIGDKLDSANPAASIFKYAAGNFGYKFFGLLLLAAGMTSTLGSTFTSTSFLDYAVSSKAQSKYNRYRNWIIVAFIVISTAIFYFVGSPAQVLVIVGTMNGFVLPIALAILLAAANNHKIIGQYHHPKILIYSGWLVVLFMAYASIKTLITLF encoded by the coding sequence ATGGCGGATAAAAAGGAAAGTGTATCACAAACAAAAAACACGGTCTTCAAGCCCAATAAAGAACCTCTAAAACGTTCACCGCGAAGCATTGCTATGGGTGCTGCTTTTTTAATGGCAATGGCAGCGGTTGGGCCGGGATTTCTCACTCAGACAGCAACTTTTACTGGCCAAATGGGTGCTAATTTCGGATTTGCCATTTTACTATGTATCATCGTTGACATTATTGTTCAGATGAACGTTTGGCGCATCATCGTAGTTAGCGGTAAACGTGCACAAGTGATTGCTAACGAAGTGTTTCCAGGTTTGGGTTACGTTCTATCCTTTCTTGTAGCTGTCGGCGGTTTGTTTTTCAATATCGGTAATGTTGGCGGCGCAGGTTTAGGATTAAATGTCTTATTTGGAATTTCACCAGAAAATGGAGCCGTTATAGCAGCAGCGATCGCAATCGGCATTTTTGTTGTTAAAAACGCCTTGACAGTCATGGACCGAACAGTTCAATTTTTGGCAGTTGTGAAAATTGGCATTTTAATTTATATCATTACGATTATGGCAGTACCTTACCAATCGGCTGTTCAACATACTTTTGCCCCTACGCAAATTAGTTTCTACGCAATTGTGACAATTGTCGGTGGAACCGTCGGTGGCTATATTTCATTTGCCGGCGGGCATCGCTTAATCGAAGGTGGTTTGGTTGGAAAAGATAAAATCAAATATGTTAACGAAGGAGCGTTGACAGGGATTGGAATCGCTTCGGTGATTCGTATTTTGTTGTTCTTAGCCGGTTTATCAGTTGTTGTTATTGGTGACAAACTTGATTCGGCTAATCCTGCTGCTTCAATTTTTAAATATGCCGCTGGAAATTTTGGCTATAAATTTTTCGGTTTGTTACTTTTGGCAGCTGGAATGACTTCAACTTTAGGGTCGACTTTCACTTCTACTTCTTTTCTTGATTATGCTGTCAGCAGCAAAGCACAAAGCAAATACAATCGCTATCGTAACTGGATTATTGTTGCTTTTATTGTTATCTCGACAGCCATTTTCTATTTCGTTGGTAGCCCAGCTCAAGTTTTGGTAATTGTCGGTACAATGAATGGTTTCGTGCTGCCAATTGCTTTGGCAATTTTATTAGCTGCTGCTAATAATCATAAAATTATTGGTCAATATCATCATCCAAAAATATTGATCTATAGTGGCTGGTTGGTTGTTTTATTTATGGCATATGCCAGTATCAAAACCTTAATTACTTTATTTTAA
- a CDS encoding transporter substrate-binding domain-containing protein, with protein sequence MKTTIGKKYFLFTFVLALLVTLIIPVFISRTVSAKAKVSSELIKKGTLTVGLEGTYAPYSYRKNNKLTGFEVDLARDIAKKSNLKVKFIPTKWDSLIAGLGSKKFDVVLNDITITSQRKKQFLFSIPYIYSRSVLITRSNDKKIKSISDIKGKTFAEATGTNNETTAKKFGAKIVPSGEFDTSLSLIREKRVEGTINAREAWFAYKKQKTTKGLKYQVIPNKKVAAAKIAVLINKSSPQLQKQINKALKEIKKNGTLTKLSKKYFGSDITK encoded by the coding sequence ATGAAAACAACAATTGGAAAAAAATACTTTTTATTTACATTTGTATTGGCCTTGTTAGTCACTTTAATCATTCCAGTCTTTATTAGTAGAACGGTTTCCGCCAAGGCCAAAGTAAGTTCAGAGCTAATTAAAAAAGGGACTCTCACTGTTGGTCTTGAAGGTACTTACGCTCCTTATTCATACAGAAAAAATAATAAGCTGACTGGTTTTGAAGTTGATCTGGCTCGTGATATTGCGAAAAAATCAAACTTAAAAGTTAAGTTTATACCAACTAAATGGGATTCTTTAATCGCAGGATTAGGCAGTAAAAAATTTGATGTAGTACTAAACGACATCACAATTACATCCCAGCGAAAGAAACAGTTTCTTTTCTCGATTCCTTATATTTATTCACGGTCAGTTTTAATTACAAGATCAAATGATAAAAAAATAAAATCAATCAGTGATATTAAAGGAAAAACTTTCGCCGAAGCTACAGGAACAAACAATGAAACTACTGCCAAAAAATTTGGTGCGAAGATCGTACCTTCTGGTGAATTTGACACTTCTTTATCGCTGATTCGTGAAAAAAGAGTGGAGGGTACTATCAATGCACGAGAAGCTTGGTTTGCATATAAAAAACAAAAGACAACCAAGGGGCTAAAATACCAGGTTATTCCGAACAAAAAGGTGGCAGCGGCCAAAATTGCTGTTCTAATCAACAAAAGCTCACCGCAACTGCAAAAACAAATTAACAAAGCATTAAAAGAAATCAAAAAGAACGGGACGCTAACAAAACTATCCAAGAAGTATTTTGGTTCTGATATTACAAAGTAA
- a CDS encoding amino acid ABC transporter permease: MWHIIINSALPIAVAGLKYTIPITIISFSLGLIIAVLTALVRISKKRSIFFMLIKWIVKFYVWLFRSTPLLVQLFIVYFGLPYLIIPAVAPTGIELGPLVSGILTFSLNTGAYCSETVRSAILSIPNGQWEAAYSIGMTKTQVLRRIIFPQASRVSLPPLFNSFISLVKDTSLAASITIVEMFEVSQQIAAENYQPLVMYSLVAAFYAIICTFLSTLQRYLEKRVSRYVVTI, translated from the coding sequence ATCTGGCATATAATTATAAATTCAGCTCTACCGATCGCTGTTGCAGGATTAAAATATACTATACCAATTACGATCATTTCATTTTCTCTAGGATTGATAATTGCGGTTTTAACAGCCTTGGTTAGAATTTCTAAAAAACGAAGTATCTTTTTTATGCTAATTAAATGGATTGTAAAGTTTTATGTATGGCTATTCCGTAGTACACCGTTACTTGTCCAACTTTTTATTGTCTATTTTGGATTGCCTTATCTTATAATTCCTGCAGTTGCACCAACAGGGATTGAATTAGGACCATTAGTCTCGGGAATTTTGACTTTTTCATTAAATACCGGAGCCTATTGTTCTGAAACAGTTCGCAGCGCAATTTTATCGATTCCTAATGGCCAATGGGAAGCAGCTTATTCAATTGGTATGACAAAAACACAAGTACTACGTCGAATTATTTTTCCCCAAGCTTCTAGAGTGTCATTACCGCCTTTATTTAATAGTTTTATTAGTTTAGTGAAAGATACTTCTTTGGCGGCTTCGATAACAATTGTTGAAATGTTTGAAGTAAGTCAACAAATTGCTGCCGAGAATTATCAGCCACTTGTGATGTATTCTTTGGTTGCTGCTTTTTATGCGATTATCTGTACCTTCTTAAGTACTTTGCAAAGATACTTGGAAAAACGAGTTTCAAGATATGTCGTGACTATTTAA
- a CDS encoding amino acid ABC transporter ATP-binding protein: protein MKLENINKQFENHKVLDNINVEFLPKNTTVLVGPSGAGKSTLLRSLNLLERPESGKYLINGLTINFGKVLTNKTILHIRRETGMVFQNYNLFPHLSVIDNLTEGPVQVLKQKKYDAENEALQLLTKVGLEEKAHFYPNALSGGQQQRVAIARSLAMHPSYILLDEPTSALDPESELGVLKILLQLSREGQSLIIITHNMEFAKAVADKIVFLEDGKILFDGDPKIFFNRPNGRITDFLSAMTFNSKQYEK from the coding sequence ATTAAATTAGAAAATATTAATAAACAATTTGAAAATCACAAGGTTCTTGACAATATTAATGTTGAATTTTTACCTAAAAATACAACTGTTCTAGTTGGCCCATCTGGAGCTGGAAAGTCAACCTTGTTACGTTCGTTGAATCTTTTGGAACGACCTGAATCTGGTAAATATTTAATTAACGGGTTGACAATTAATTTCGGTAAAGTCCTTACAAACAAAACGATTCTTCATATTCGTCGAGAAACCGGAATGGTGTTTCAAAATTACAATCTTTTTCCGCACCTTTCCGTTATTGATAACTTAACAGAAGGGCCAGTACAAGTTTTAAAACAAAAAAAATACGACGCAGAAAATGAAGCACTGCAATTACTGACTAAAGTTGGTTTAGAAGAAAAAGCCCATTTTTACCCAAATGCCTTATCTGGCGGGCAACAACAGCGTGTGGCAATTGCCAGATCTTTGGCAATGCATCCCAGCTATATTTTGCTTGACGAACCAACCAGTGCGCTTGATCCTGAATCGGAATTAGGTGTCTTAAAAATTCTTTTACAGTTATCAAGAGAAGGCCAATCTTTAATTATCATTACCCATAATATGGAATTCGCTAAAGCCGTTGCTGATAAAATCGTCTTTCTTGAAGATGGAAAAATTTTATTTGATGGTGACCCTAAAATTTTTTTCAATCGTCCTAATGGACGAATAACTGATTTCTTATCTGCAATGACTTTTAACAGTAAGCAATACGAGAAATAA
- a CDS encoding NADH-dependent oxidoreductase: protein MKTLQDSVTFRHGAKVKGRIVQPPMLTNSGNDGYVTQDTVDYYAARSQSAGMVIVEYTTVSENGGPSRSWARDREQLTIFDDKFKPGMAKLATAIKKNGNKALLQLVHTGREANYLAQLGKAVYAPSAMDFSFLNYSVHELSDTQIRKIIEDFGAATKRAIDCGFDGVEIHGANHYLIQQFFSKWSNKRNDFWGGSSEKRMNFAKAVTDEVFKIAKKYAPKDFIIGYRISPEEIHDTVGYTWHESTQLIKTLMSEFDFDYIHLSMPEYNSKPIDSDKTFAELFQTAIGYIAKEIIVGNVMNESDAKDAMRYTDLVAVGRATLIDPQFGLKIQEDHGNEIIQKISPEQIKKSHLTPGLINIFSDSKMEPHLPGRESIYSLHQEGSLDESVIKNGTGASYNLDNFKK from the coding sequence ATGAAAACATTACAAGACTCGGTTACGTTTCGTCATGGCGCTAAGGTTAAGGGACGGATTGTGCAACCACCAATGCTGACAAACAGTGGGAATGACGGCTACGTTACGCAAGACACGGTTGATTACTATGCGGCACGTTCTCAATCTGCCGGAATGGTAATCGTTGAATATACTACTGTAAGTGAAAATGGCGGACCATCACGTTCTTGGGCCAGGGATCGCGAACAATTAACAATTTTTGATGATAAATTCAAACCTGGCATGGCCAAGTTAGCAACTGCAATCAAAAAAAATGGAAATAAAGCTTTATTGCAATTAGTTCATACTGGTCGGGAAGCTAATTATCTGGCCCAACTGGGCAAGGCAGTTTATGCTCCGAGTGCAATGGATTTCAGCTTCCTTAACTATAGTGTGCATGAATTGAGCGATACACAAATCAGAAAAATTATTGAAGATTTTGGCGCTGCAACAAAAAGGGCAATCGATTGTGGTTTTGATGGTGTTGAAATTCATGGTGCCAATCATTATCTTATTCAACAATTCTTCTCTAAATGGTCCAATAAACGAAATGATTTTTGGGGTGGCTCCTCAGAAAAACGAATGAATTTCGCCAAAGCAGTTACGGACGAAGTTTTCAAAATCGCAAAAAAATATGCACCGAAGGATTTTATTATTGGCTATAGAATATCACCGGAAGAAATTCATGATACGGTTGGTTATACTTGGCACGAATCGACGCAATTAATTAAAACTTTAATGAGCGAATTTGATTTTGATTACATTCATCTGTCAATGCCAGAATATAATTCGAAACCAATTGACTCGGATAAAACCTTTGCAGAGTTATTTCAAACTGCTATCGGGTACATTGCCAAAGAAATTATCGTTGGTAATGTCATGAACGAATCTGATGCGAAAGATGCAATGCGATATACCGATTTAGTTGCTGTTGGGCGCGCCACACTGATTGACCCGCAATTCGGCCTGAAGATTCAAGAGGACCACGGAAATGAGATTATCCAAAAAATTTCTCCCGAACAAATTAAAAAATCGCACCTGACACCTGGCTTAATTAACATATTCTCTGATTCAAAGATGGAACCACATTTGCCGGGACGAGAATCGATTTATAGTCTTCATCAGGAAGGTTCTCTTGATGAGTCGGTAATCAAAAACGGAACAGGCGCTTCATATAATCTCGATAATTTTAAAAAATAG
- a CDS encoding LysR family transcriptional regulator codes for MTFEQLLYAAELANHQTLQETADLLHISKSGLSQSISQLENELGVKLFKRTRYGSKLTIQGKELLPSIKQMLSQGVSLTKKARNLGKSGQIETVRVAYANTMLKPFLNEYLTMYQDVPTKFNMEISQETATQIISGIRSHRINLGFIAINDSNKEEIHDLDFQPVHTGHLMLFVSPDNPLVKKQKITIEDLQKQRFALFNDPYNDRIFEHLQYLCGPLKTVIKTDDGWAMYTTIKQTNAVALVRDWQTSYSSYEPLQKLPSLSIDNLIDDRFYLGWLTNPKYSSSFYTQEFIKHVDAQIKDC; via the coding sequence ATGACTTTCGAACAACTTCTTTACGCTGCAGAACTGGCTAATCACCAGACTCTCCAAGAAACTGCCGACCTACTACACATTAGTAAATCCGGTCTTAGCCAATCAATCTCACAATTAGAAAACGAACTGGGGGTCAAACTATTTAAGCGTACTCGCTATGGTTCCAAACTCACGATTCAAGGGAAAGAATTACTGCCGTCGATTAAGCAAATGCTGTCACAGGGCGTCTCTTTAACTAAAAAAGCTCGTAACCTTGGGAAGTCGGGACAGATTGAAACAGTACGCGTTGCTTACGCTAATACAATGCTAAAACCATTCCTCAACGAGTATTTGACGATGTATCAAGATGTGCCGACGAAATTTAATATGGAAATTTCTCAAGAAACTGCAACTCAGATTATTAGCGGAATTCGTAGTCATCGAATAAATCTAGGTTTTATAGCTATTAATGATTCAAATAAAGAAGAAATTCATGATCTGGATTTTCAACCGGTTCATACTGGGCACCTAATGCTTTTTGTTTCCCCTGATAATCCACTTGTTAAAAAACAAAAAATTACTATTGAAGATCTTCAAAAACAACGGTTCGCTCTTTTTAACGATCCTTATAATGATCGTATTTTTGAACACCTGCAATATCTTTGTGGTCCACTCAAGACAGTAATCAAAACTGACGACGGTTGGGCGATGTATACGACAATCAAACAAACGAATGCCGTTGCGCTTGTCCGCGACTGGCAAACGAGTTACTCATCTTATGAGCCCCTGCAAAAACTTCCGAGCTTGAGTATTGACAATCTAATAGACGACCGATTCTATCTTGGCTGGCTTACAAATCCCAAGTATAGCTCCAGTTTTTATACACAGGAATTCATTAAGCACGTTGATGCGCAAATTAAAGATTGCTAA